The proteins below are encoded in one region of Pomacea canaliculata isolate SZHN2017 linkage group LG7, ASM307304v1, whole genome shotgun sequence:
- the LOC112567568 gene encoding deleted in malignant brain tumors 1 protein-like, whose translation MAARLANGTSEAGRLEILFNGEWSTVCGAGFGKKEAQVACRMLGFNSTGAADIISERYGPGADHVSVYVACQGTESSLVECILILLHSLICPTYNVGVICNITQQMSARVVNGTSDAGRLEIFFNREWSTVCNRGFGQREAKAACRMLGFNSNEAVAVSSARYGQGSDNILLQDVVCKGNETSLEECQHNVLYGGSCSHSEDIGIICNISEPMTARLVNGTSEAGRLEIFFNREWSTVCGVRFGKNEARVSCRMLGFNSTGSVAVSSDRYGQGTGYILDAGRCNGTEDSLVQCDHQGFYTSDCDSLKDVGVICNINRDKIRLTGMPRAKLKWVVWEMKVGQ comes from the exons ATGGCAGCACGCCTGGCTAATGGGACGTCGGAGGCAGGGCGCTTGGAGATATTGTTCAACGGAGAATGGAGCACAGTGTGTGGTGCgggatttggaaaaaaagaagctCAAGTGGCTTGTAGGATGCTGGGATTTAACAG CACTGGAGCAGCAGATATCATCTCAGAAAGATATGGTCCAGGTGCAGATCACGTTAGTGTATATGTGGCCTGTCAAGGAACAGAATCCAGTTTGGTGGAGTGCATACTCATACTTCTTCATTCCCTCATCTGCCCCACATATAACGTTGGTGTcatctgtaacatca CTCAGCAGATGTCAGCTCGTGTAGTTAACGGAACGTCAGATGCAGGACGTTTagagatattttttaacagagaaTGGAGCACGGTGTGTAACAGAGGATTTGGACAGAGAGAGGCAAAGGcagcctgcaggatgctgggattcAACAG CAATGAAGCTGTTGCTGTAAGTTCAGCGAGATACGGACAAGGGTCAGACAACATTCTCCTTCAAGACGTGGTGTGTAAAGGGAATGAAACCAGTCTGGAAGAGTGTCAACACAATGTGTTATACGGCGGCAGCTGTTCTCATTCTGAGGATATTGGTATCATCTGTAATATCA GTGAGCCGATGACTGCACGTCTGGTTAACGGGACGTCAGAAGCTGGGCGTCTTGAGATCTTTTTCAACCGAGAATGGAGCACAGTGTGTGGTGTGAGATTTGGAAAGAATGAGGCTCGGGTGTCCTGCAGAATGCTAGGATTTAACAG CACCGGCTCAGTAGCTGTGAGTTCAGACAGATATGGTCAAGGAACTGGGTACATTCTTGACGCTGGCCGTTGTAATGGAACGGAAGACAGTCTAGTACAGTGCGACCATCAGGGTTTCTATACCAGCGACTGTGACTCCTTGAAGGATGTCGGCGTcatctgtaacatca